From a single Rosa rugosa chromosome 7, drRosRugo1.1, whole genome shotgun sequence genomic region:
- the LOC133723749 gene encoding uncharacterized protein LOC133723749 isoform X1 yields the protein MEIGAGHKSKMPCPNSDHMESEKSEVTSFTESFSKYHIPKLKDAWPQVESALQEHGISYTLNLGELYMTVSTTPRTKDPDIIHRAREIIVLLSKTTVPTYVVIKILNGDMHHDHIKTGYQEDGLATIHGIKKERFDKRRTRFFENVKDLACLMSCHLYVNVRFLTCANEQGNTVTAAGTSLEHVKVVRMVVGRCYVENVNPATIVSRLKMRKDMLNVERRLQALLM from the exons ATGGAGATCGGCGCCGGTCACAAATCGAAGATGCCGTGCCCAAACTCCGACCACATGGAGTCGGAAAAGTCTGAAGTGACCTCCTTCACCGAGTCATTCTCCAAATACCACA TACCAAAGTTGAAAGATGCTTGGCCGCAGGTGGAATCGGCTTTACAAGAGCATGGAATTTCTTACACACTCAATCTG GGTGAGCTTTACATGACTGTCTCAACCACCCCAAGGACCAAAGATCCAGACATCATTCACAGGGCTAGGGAGATTATTGTGCTTCTGTCCAAAACTACTGTTCCGACATATGTG GTAATTAAGATATTGAATGGCGATATGCATCATGACCACATCAAAACTGGGTATCAAGAAGATGGGCTTGCCACAATACATGGGATCAAGAAG gagCGATTTGATAAACGGAGGACCAGATTCTTTGAAAACGTAAAG GACCTTGCATGCCTGATGAGTTGTCATCTGTATGTTAACGTAAG ATTTTTAACATGTGCCAATGAACAGGGAAACACTGTGACTGCTGCGGGAACTTCACTTGAGCATGTAAAGGTGGTCAGAATGGTCGTTGGAAGGTGTTATGTTGAAAATGTGAATCCTGCAACTATTGTCAGTCGCTTAAAAATGAGGAAAGATATGCTTAATGTGGAGAGAAGGCTTCAAGCTTTGTTGATGTGA
- the LOC133723749 gene encoding uncharacterized protein LOC133723749 isoform X3 codes for MEIGAGHKSKMPCPNSDHMESEKSEVTSFTESFSKYHIPKLKDAWPQVESALQEHGISYTLNLGELYMTVSTTPRTKDPDIIHRAREIIVLLSKTTVPTYVVIKILNGDMHHDHIKTGYQEDGLATIHGIKKERFDKRRTRFFENVKDLACLMSCHLYVNVRETL; via the exons ATGGAGATCGGCGCCGGTCACAAATCGAAGATGCCGTGCCCAAACTCCGACCACATGGAGTCGGAAAAGTCTGAAGTGACCTCCTTCACCGAGTCATTCTCCAAATACCACA TACCAAAGTTGAAAGATGCTTGGCCGCAGGTGGAATCGGCTTTACAAGAGCATGGAATTTCTTACACACTCAATCTG GGTGAGCTTTACATGACTGTCTCAACCACCCCAAGGACCAAAGATCCAGACATCATTCACAGGGCTAGGGAGATTATTGTGCTTCTGTCCAAAACTACTGTTCCGACATATGTG GTAATTAAGATATTGAATGGCGATATGCATCATGACCACATCAAAACTGGGTATCAAGAAGATGGGCTTGCCACAATACATGGGATCAAGAAG gagCGATTTGATAAACGGAGGACCAGATTCTTTGAAAACGTAAAG GACCTTGCATGCCTGATGAGTTGTCATCTGTATGTTAACGTAAG GGAAACACTGTGA
- the LOC133723749 gene encoding uncharacterized protein LOC133723749 isoform X2 translates to MEIGAGHKSKMPCPNSDHMESEKSEVTSFTESFSKYHIPKLKDAWPQVESALQEHGISYTLNLGELYMTVSTTPRTKDPDIIHRAREIIVLLSKTTVPTYVVIKILNGDMHHDHIKTGYQEDGLATIHGIKKERFDKRRTRFFENVKDLACLMSCHLYVNGNTVTAAGTSLEHVKVVRMVVGRCYVENVNPATIVSRLKMRKDMLNVERRLQALLM, encoded by the exons ATGGAGATCGGCGCCGGTCACAAATCGAAGATGCCGTGCCCAAACTCCGACCACATGGAGTCGGAAAAGTCTGAAGTGACCTCCTTCACCGAGTCATTCTCCAAATACCACA TACCAAAGTTGAAAGATGCTTGGCCGCAGGTGGAATCGGCTTTACAAGAGCATGGAATTTCTTACACACTCAATCTG GGTGAGCTTTACATGACTGTCTCAACCACCCCAAGGACCAAAGATCCAGACATCATTCACAGGGCTAGGGAGATTATTGTGCTTCTGTCCAAAACTACTGTTCCGACATATGTG GTAATTAAGATATTGAATGGCGATATGCATCATGACCACATCAAAACTGGGTATCAAGAAGATGGGCTTGCCACAATACATGGGATCAAGAAG gagCGATTTGATAAACGGAGGACCAGATTCTTTGAAAACGTAAAG GACCTTGCATGCCTGATGAGTTGTCATCTGTATGTTAAC GGAAACACTGTGACTGCTGCGGGAACTTCACTTGAGCATGTAAAGGTGGTCAGAATGGTCGTTGGAAGGTGTTATGTTGAAAATGTGAATCCTGCAACTATTGTCAGTCGCTTAAAAATGAGGAAAGATATGCTTAATGTGGAGAGAAGGCTTCAAGCTTTGTTGATGTGA
- the LOC133723748 gene encoding mitochondrial phosphate carrier protein 2, mitochondrial-like — protein MFREQGIRGFFRGWAPTMIGYSAQGAGKYGLYEFFKKYYADIAGPEYAAKYKTLIYLAGSASAEVFADVALCPMEAVKVRVQTQPGFARGLSDGLPKFIKSEGALGLYKGIVPLWGRQIPYTMMKFATFEKFVELTYKHVIPTPKEQCSTPLQLGVSFACGYVAGVFCAVVSHPADNLVSFLNNAKGATVSDAVKNLGVWGLFTRGLPLRIVMIGTLTGSQWGIYDACKVFMGVPTTGGAAPAATELANA, from the exons ATGTTCAGGGAGCAAGGAATTAGAGGTTTCTTTAGGGGTTGGGCGCCCACTATGATTGGTTACAGTGCTCAGGGTGCCGGCAAGTACGGCCTCTACGAGTTCTTTAAGAAGTACTATGCAGATATTGCAGGACCTGAGTATGCAGCCAAGTACAAAACCTTGATCTATCTCGCAGGTTCTGCATCTGCTGAAGTGTTTGCTGATGTTGCCCTCTGTCCTATGGAAGCTGTCAAAGTTCGAGTCCAGACTCAGCCGGGGTTCGCCAGAGGTTTGTCAGATGGGCTACCAAAGTTTATCAAATCCGAAGGCGCTCTCGG GTTGTACAAAGGGATTGTTCCTCTTTGGGGACGCCAAATTCCTT ATACAATGATGAAATTTGCAACCTTCGAGAAATTTGTCGAGCTCACTTACAAGCATGTGATCCCAACACCGAAAGAGCAGTGCAGCACACCCTTGCAGCTCGGAGTGAGCTTTGCGTGTGGATATGTGGCTGGTGTGTTCTGTGCTGTTGTTTCACACCCTGCTGATAACTTGGTGTCTTTCCTCAACAATGCCAAGGGGGCAACTGTTAGTGAT GCTGTGAAGAACCTAGGAGTGTGGGGTCTTTTCACCCGGGGTCTTCCTCTTCGTATAGTCATGATCGGAACCCTTACCGGAAGCCAATGGGGTATCTATGATGCCTGCAAAGTTTTCATGGGCGT ACCAACTACTGGTGGCGCCGCTCCTGCTGCCACTGAGCTTGCCAATGCTTGA